From the Tachyglossus aculeatus isolate mTacAcu1 chromosome 21, mTacAcu1.pri, whole genome shotgun sequence genome, one window contains:
- the LOC119942599 gene encoding nicotinate-nucleotide pyrophosphorylase [carboxylating]-like, translated as MDKTGSGPDLALLLPPRTLETLADAWLHEDCPGLDYAALAAGAAPSRAALWAKSRGVLAGQPFFSAVFARLGCSVSWGLPEGSPLEPVVRVAEVRGPAHRLLLGERAALNALARCSGVATAAAEAVAAARGSGWAGRVAGTRKTTPGFRLAEKYGLLVGGAAAHRYDLGALVMLKDNHVLAAGGVDQAVSGAQRAAGFELKLEVECGNLREALAAAAAGADLVMLDNFTPEELHPTAAALKAQFPAVKVEASGGVSLANLPRFCGPHIDVISLGALTQAAPALDFSLKLLPADGNPETCLAGN; from the exons GTTCGGGCCCAGACCTCGCCCTGCTGCTGCCCCCTCGGACCCTGGAGACCCTGGCGGATGCCTGGCTCCACGAGGACTGCCCGGGCCTGGACTACGCCGCCCTGGCCGCGGGTGCCGCCCCGTCCCGGGCCGCCCTCTGGGCCAAGTCCCGCGGGGTGCTAGCCGGGCAGCCGTTCTTCTCGGCCGTCTTCGCCCGGCTCGGGTGCTCGGTCTCCTGGGGCCTCCCCGAGGGCTCCCCGCTGGAGCCTGTGGTCCGGGTGGCCGAGGTCCGGGGGCCTGCCCACCGGCTGCTCCTCGGGGAGCGGGCGGCCCTCAACGCCTTGGCCCGCTGCAGCGGGGTGGCCACCGCGGCCGCCGAGGCCGTGGCCGCCGCCCGGGGGTCCGGCTGGGCCGGGCGGGTGGCCGGCACCCGAAAGACCACGCCGGGCTTCCGCCTGGCCGAGAAGTACGGGCTACTGGTTGGCGGGGCCGCGGCCCACCGCTACGACCTTGGGGCCTTGGTCATGCTGAAGGACAACCACGTGCTGGCCGCCGGAGGCGTGGACCAG GCCGTGTCTGGAGCCCAGCGGGCGGCGGGGTTCGAGCTGAAGCTGGAGGTGGAGTGCGGCAACCTGCGGGAGGCTCTGGCCGCCGCTGCCGCGGGGGCCGATCTGGTCATGCTGGACAACTTCACCCCAGAG gAGCTGCATCCCACGGCGGCGGCCCTGAAGGCCCAGTTCCCGGCGGTCAAGGTGGAGGCGAGCGGGGGCGTCTCCTTGGCCAACCTCCCCCGGTTCTGCGGGCCTCACATCGACGTCATCTCGCTGGGGGCCCTGACCCAGGCCGCCCCGGCCCTCGACTTCTCCCTCAAGCTGCTCCCGGCCGACGGGAACCCCGAGACCTGCCTCGCGGGAAACTGA
- the LOC119942757 gene encoding transmembrane protein C16orf54-like — MVDREENQVPMAPLPLSPNPGSPTTLPPLAPLPCGPCIPIMLALGSVAAFFLLSTAVLAERLFRRSLGREASASSAASASSAAPGSTRSAGWVWGPGGELWIEPSGTARQRSEDWYGAAVPLLRSQDPGPSAPGSPLTQASAPPAPWPAKAWASTPSPPASPFSGRALSVEPGPRPGGASSPPPPRPPDSTFWVQPPWEERPPEVGLVSWGEPGAPGPGEGWGGQPDPFWESPRLGSPEPEWGPQPRVTLEQISAFWRREGRGGVP; from the exons ATGGTGGACCGTGAGGAGAATCAG GTCCCAATGGCCCCGTTGCCGCTCTCCCCCAATCCGGGGAGCCCCACCACTCTACCGCCCCTGGCCCCCCTTCCCTGCGGCCCCTGCATCCCCATCATGCTGGCCCTGGGCTCGGTGGCCGCCTTCTTCCTGCTGAGCACGGCCGTGCTGGCCGAACGCCTCTTCCGCCGCTCCCTGGGCCGCGAGGCCTCCGCCTCCTCGGCCGCCTCGgcctcctccgccgcccccgGGAGCACGCGCTCGGCGGGCTGGGTCTGGGGCCCGGGCGGCGAGCTGTGGATCGAGCCCTCGGGGACGGCCCGCCAGCGCTCGGAGGACTGGTACGGGGCTGCCGTGCCCCTGCTCAGAAGCCAGGACCCCGGTCCCTCTGCCCCCGGGTCCCCCCTCACTCAGGCATCCGCACCACCGGCCCCTTGGCCTGCCAAGGCCTGGGCGTCCACCCCGTCGCCCCCGGCCTCTCCCTTCAGTGGCCGTGCCCTGTCTGTGGAGCCAGGCCCCAGGCCTGGGGGGgcatcctccccaccaccccccaggcCTCCAGACAGCACCTTCTGGGTGCAGCCCCCCTGGGAGGAGAGGCCCCCGGAGGTGGGCCTGGTGAGCTGGGGAGAgccgggggccccggggcccggggAAGGCTGGGGTGGGCAGCCCGACCCATTCTGGGAGagccccaggctcgggagtcccGAGCCCGAGTGGGGCCCGCAGCCCCGGGTGACCCTGGAGCAGATCTCGGCCTTCTGGAGACGGGAAGGCCGGGGAGGGGTACCCTGA